The following are from one region of the Mycolicibacterium helvum genome:
- a CDS encoding DUF3499 domain-containing protein yields the protein MNVPRRCCRPGCPHYAVATLTFVYSDSTAVVGPLATTREPHSWDLCVGHANRITAPIGWDLVRHAGPLPEYPDEDDLVALADAVREGRDGMSARPPVAGFSDPGGAVHAPATSAPMMPSAAHRPAAAGRRRGHLRVLPDPTD from the coding sequence GTGAATGTTCCCCGTCGCTGCTGCCGGCCTGGGTGCCCCCATTATGCGGTGGCGACGCTGACGTTCGTCTATTCCGATTCCACCGCCGTCGTCGGCCCGTTGGCGACCACTCGCGAGCCGCATTCGTGGGACCTGTGCGTCGGTCATGCCAACCGGATCACCGCGCCCATCGGGTGGGATCTGGTTCGCCATGCCGGCCCGCTGCCCGAGTACCCCGACGAGGACGACCTGGTGGCCCTTGCCGACGCTGTCCGGGAGGGCCGTGACGGAATGTCGGCCCGGCCGCCGGTCGCCGGTTTCTCCGATCCCGGGGGTGCGGTACACGCACCGGCGACCAGTGCTCCGATGATGCCGTCGGCCGCGCATCGGCCGGCCGCCGCGGGTCGTCGGCGTGGGCACCTGCGCGTACTGCCGGACCCGACCGACTGA
- the manA gene encoding mannose-6-phosphate isomerase, class I, with protein sequence MELLRGATRTYAWGSRTAIAEFTGRPSPTAHPEAELWFGAHPADPAWLETPDGERSLLDAVQSDPDGQLGPAVRGRFGDVLPFLVKVLAAEEPLSLQAHPSAEQAVEGYVREDRLGVPLKSPIRNYRDRNHKPELLVALSEFDALGGFRPAARSVAMMRALAVSDLDPFIALLSGQSEADGLRALFTTWITAPQPDLDVLIPAVLDGAVAYVRSGDTEFAAEARTLLELGERYPGDAGVLAAMLLNRITLAPGEAIFMPAGNLHSYIHGVGMEIMANSDNVLRGGLTPKHVDVPELLRVLDFTPADEETLRTPTHRDGIALVYDAPAVEFATCVLTLDGDDLGHEIDAPSRHDGPQILVCTEGSVVVRAKSDVVVLDRGSAAWVAADDGPIRLEAAAPAKLFRATVGL encoded by the coding sequence GTGGAATTGCTACGAGGGGCGACGCGCACCTACGCGTGGGGTTCTCGGACGGCCATAGCGGAGTTCACCGGACGGCCGTCGCCGACCGCTCATCCCGAGGCTGAGCTGTGGTTCGGTGCTCATCCCGCAGATCCGGCATGGCTGGAGACCCCGGACGGGGAGCGGTCATTGCTGGACGCCGTGCAGTCGGATCCCGACGGTCAGCTGGGGCCGGCGGTGCGGGGCCGCTTCGGGGACGTGCTGCCGTTTCTGGTGAAGGTGCTGGCGGCCGAGGAGCCGCTGTCGCTGCAGGCCCACCCCAGCGCTGAACAGGCCGTCGAGGGTTATGTGCGGGAAGATCGGCTGGGCGTGCCGCTCAAATCGCCGATCCGCAACTACCGCGACCGCAATCACAAGCCTGAGTTGCTGGTGGCCCTCAGCGAATTCGACGCCCTCGGCGGCTTTCGGCCGGCCGCTCGGTCGGTTGCGATGATGCGAGCTCTGGCGGTGTCGGACCTTGATCCGTTCATCGCGCTGCTGTCCGGCCAGTCCGAAGCCGACGGGCTGCGAGCGCTGTTCACCACCTGGATCACCGCACCGCAACCCGACCTGGATGTGCTGATCCCCGCCGTGCTCGACGGCGCGGTGGCTTATGTGCGCTCCGGTGATACGGAATTCGCCGCCGAGGCCAGGACCCTGCTGGAGCTGGGGGAGCGCTATCCCGGTGACGCCGGCGTGCTGGCCGCCATGCTGCTCAACCGGATCACGCTGGCCCCGGGCGAGGCGATCTTCATGCCCGCAGGCAACCTGCACAGCTATATCCATGGTGTGGGCATGGAGATAATGGCCAACTCCGACAACGTGCTTCGTGGCGGTCTGACCCCCAAGCACGTGGACGTCCCTGAGCTGCTCCGGGTGCTGGACTTCACTCCCGCCGACGAGGAGACGCTGCGCACGCCCACCCATCGGGACGGCATCGCACTGGTTTACGACGCCCCGGCGGTGGAGTTCGCCACGTGCGTCCTCACGCTCGACGGGGACGACCTGGGCCACGAGATCGACGCGCCGTCTCGTCATGACGGTCCACAGATCCTGGTCTGCACCGAGGGCTCGGTGGTGGTGCGCGCCAAATCCGACGTGGTGGTATTGGACCGCGGGTCTGCGGCCTGGGTGGCCGCCGATGACGGCCCGATCCGGCTGGAGGCGGCTGCGCCCGCCAAGCTGTTTCGGGCTACGGTTGGCCTCTAG
- a CDS encoding coenzyme F420-0:L-glutamate ligase has translation MSLGSSPTAPPSGDHGSAAPVEILPVTGLPEFRPGDDLAAALAEAAPWLRDGDIVVVTSKAMSKCEGRIVAAPSDPEERDALRRTLIDTEAVRVLARKGRTLITENRNGIVQAAAGVDGSNVGATELALLPIDPDGSAAALRTALHDRLGVNVAVLVTDTMGRAWRNGQTDAAIGSSGLPVLYGYAGAVDRHGNELVVTEVAVADEIAAAADLVKGKLTAVPVAVVRGLELDDDGSTAARLLRGGEDDLFWLGTAESIDLGRRQAQLLRRSVRQFAAEPVDAGLIEEAVAEALTAPAPHHTRPVRFVWLADRDRRTALLDAMKDAWRADLTADGKPADAVERRIGRGQILYDAPEVVIPFLVPEGAHSYPDAARTEAEHTMFTVAVGAAVQALLVALAVRGVGSCWIGSTIFAAELVRETLELPTDWEPLGAVAIGYPVDPPGPRDPAPVGDLLVRR, from the coding sequence GTGAGCCTCGGCTCGAGTCCGACGGCGCCGCCGAGCGGCGACCATGGCAGTGCCGCACCCGTCGAAATCCTGCCCGTCACCGGGCTTCCCGAATTCCGCCCAGGCGACGACCTTGCCGCCGCGCTCGCCGAGGCCGCCCCGTGGTTGCGCGACGGCGACATCGTCGTCGTCACCAGCAAGGCGATGTCGAAATGCGAGGGTCGCATCGTCGCGGCACCGTCAGATCCGGAAGAGCGAGATGCACTGCGCCGCACACTCATCGACACCGAGGCGGTACGAGTACTGGCCCGCAAAGGCCGCACGCTGATCACCGAGAACCGCAACGGCATCGTGCAGGCGGCCGCCGGCGTCGACGGCTCCAACGTGGGCGCAACCGAATTGGCGCTGCTGCCCATCGATCCAGACGGAAGTGCCGCCGCACTGCGCACAGCGCTACACGACCGGCTGGGTGTGAACGTCGCGGTGCTGGTCACCGACACCATGGGTCGTGCCTGGCGAAACGGGCAAACCGATGCCGCGATCGGCTCGTCCGGGCTGCCGGTTCTCTACGGCTACGCCGGCGCCGTCGACAGACACGGCAACGAGCTGGTGGTCACCGAGGTGGCCGTCGCCGACGAAATCGCCGCCGCCGCCGACCTTGTCAAAGGCAAGCTGACCGCGGTGCCCGTCGCAGTGGTCCGCGGACTCGAACTCGACGACGACGGATCCACCGCAGCGCGACTGCTGCGCGGCGGCGAGGACGATCTGTTCTGGCTGGGCACCGCCGAGTCGATCGACCTCGGCCGCCGCCAAGCCCAACTGCTGCGCCGGTCGGTACGCCAGTTCGCGGCCGAACCCGTCGACGCCGGGCTCATCGAGGAAGCGGTCGCCGAGGCGCTCACCGCGCCGGCCCCGCACCATACCCGGCCGGTGCGGTTCGTCTGGTTGGCCGATCGCGACCGTCGCACCGCATTGCTGGACGCCATGAAAGATGCCTGGCGCGCTGACCTGACCGCCGACGGCAAGCCCGCCGACGCGGTCGAGCGGCGCATCGGGCGCGGACAGATCCTCTATGACGCACCCGAGGTCGTGATCCCCTTCCTGGTGCCCGAAGGCGCGCACAGCTATCCGGATGCGGCCCGCACCGAGGCCGAGCACACCATGTTCACCGTCGCGGTCGGCGCGGCGGTGCAGGCGCTGCTGGTCGCGCTCGCGGTCCGCGGCGTGGGCAGCTGCTGGATCGGCTCGACCATCTTCGCCGCCGAACTCGTGCGCGAAACCCTCGAGCTGCCAACGGATTGGGAGCCACTGGGCGCCGTCGCGATCGGCTATCCGGTGGACCCACCCGGGCCCCGCGATCCGGCGCCCGTCGGCGACCTGCTGGTACGGCGGTGA
- the manB gene encoding mannose-1-phosphate guanylyltransferase → MSEVDPSKVDAVILVGGKGTRLRPLTVSAAKPMLPTAGLPFLTHLLSRIADAGIEHVILGTSFKAATFESEFGDGSKLGLQIEYVVEEHPLGTGGGIANVVPRLRNDTVMVFNGDVLSGMDLRSMLASHHESQADLTLHLVRVSDPRAFGCVPTDADGRVQAFLEKTEDPPTDQINAGTYIFKREIVEQIPRGREVSVEREVFPALLADGVKVCGYVDSSYWRDMGTPEDFVRGSADLVRGLAPSPALGGRRGESLVHDGASVSPGAVLIGGTVVGRGAEIGPGVRLDGAVIFDGAHIEAGSVVERSIIGSGARIGPRALLRDAIIGDGANIGARCELLRGARVWPGVVIPDCGIRYSSDI, encoded by the coding sequence GTGAGTGAAGTTGATCCGTCGAAGGTCGATGCGGTGATCCTCGTCGGCGGGAAGGGAACCCGACTGCGGCCGTTGACGGTGTCGGCCGCCAAGCCGATGCTGCCCACCGCCGGGCTGCCGTTTCTGACCCACCTGCTGTCGCGCATCGCCGACGCCGGGATCGAGCATGTCATCCTTGGCACCTCGTTCAAGGCGGCAACATTCGAATCCGAGTTCGGCGACGGCTCGAAGCTGGGCCTGCAGATCGAATACGTCGTCGAAGAGCATCCGCTGGGCACCGGCGGTGGCATCGCCAATGTGGTGCCGAGGCTGCGTAACGACACGGTCATGGTCTTCAACGGTGACGTGCTGTCCGGCATGGATCTGCGTTCGATGCTGGCCAGCCACCACGAGTCGCAGGCCGATCTGACGCTGCACCTCGTGCGGGTGAGTGACCCGCGGGCGTTCGGCTGTGTGCCTACCGATGCCGACGGCCGCGTGCAAGCCTTCCTGGAGAAGACCGAGGACCCGCCGACCGACCAGATCAATGCCGGCACCTACATCTTCAAACGCGAGATCGTCGAACAGATCCCGCGCGGGCGGGAAGTGTCGGTGGAGCGCGAGGTGTTCCCGGCACTGCTGGCCGACGGGGTGAAGGTGTGCGGCTATGTCGATTCCAGCTACTGGCGCGACATGGGCACACCGGAGGACTTCGTGCGGGGCTCGGCCGATCTGGTTCGTGGCCTGGCGCCCTCGCCCGCGCTCGGCGGACGACGCGGCGAGAGCCTGGTGCACGACGGCGCATCGGTGTCGCCCGGGGCGGTGTTGATCGGCGGGACGGTGGTCGGCCGCGGCGCCGAGATCGGGCCTGGGGTCCGTCTGGACGGTGCGGTCATTTTCGACGGGGCGCACATCGAGGCGGGCTCGGTGGTGGAGCGCTCGATCATCGGCTCCGGCGCCCGGATCGGGCCGCGGGCGCTGCTGCGCGACGCCATCATCGGCGACGGCGCCAACATCGGGGCGCGGTGTGAACTGCTCCGCGGTGCGCGGGTGTGGCCCGGGGTGGTGATCCCCGACTGCGGAATCCGCTACTCGTCGGATATCTAG
- a CDS encoding TobH protein, producing MSAAHATLDLDDTEGLLEADRDGLLRAAAMAGAQVRATAAAVDEGGLAQVAGGARPRTVIWVGGRGAAESAGAMLAATLSGVAGEPIVVASESPPWIGPLDVLVVAGDDAGDPTLVTAAATAVRRGARVVVAAPYEGPLRDATAGRAAVLEPRLWAPDEFGLSRYLAAGLAVLQAVDPALQTDLSALADELDAEALRNSAGREVVTNPAKALAERMSGRQVVLAGDSVATLVLARHAAAVLLRLAGKAVAAAGLSDVLAALRTGVATQFGDPVDALFHDDELDGPLSRGPRVLALTLDAERPVVAARVSGYDDIDLVGVEDIGAAGAVPVPSGRAEQQLATLAVRLQMAAVYLRLVGG from the coding sequence GTGAGCGCCGCGCACGCCACCCTCGATCTCGACGACACCGAGGGCTTGCTGGAGGCCGACCGCGACGGACTGCTGCGGGCCGCGGCGATGGCGGGTGCGCAGGTGCGTGCCACCGCGGCCGCCGTCGACGAGGGCGGGTTGGCGCAGGTGGCGGGCGGCGCTCGGCCGCGAACGGTGATCTGGGTGGGTGGCCGCGGCGCCGCCGAGAGTGCGGGCGCGATGCTGGCCGCCACGTTGAGCGGGGTTGCGGGCGAACCGATCGTGGTGGCTTCGGAATCTCCGCCCTGGATCGGACCGCTCGACGTTCTCGTGGTAGCCGGCGACGACGCCGGGGACCCGACATTGGTGACCGCGGCAGCGACGGCGGTGCGGCGTGGTGCGCGGGTGGTCGTCGCGGCGCCCTACGAGGGACCACTGCGCGATGCCACCGCCGGCCGCGCCGCGGTGCTGGAACCGCGGTTGTGGGCGCCAGATGAATTCGGGTTGAGCCGCTACCTTGCCGCTGGGCTGGCCGTCTTGCAGGCCGTCGATCCGGCTCTGCAGACCGACCTTTCCGCCTTGGCCGACGAGCTCGACGCCGAGGCGTTGCGCAACAGTGCCGGCCGCGAAGTCGTCACCAACCCGGCAAAAGCTTTGGCCGAGCGGATGTCCGGCCGGCAGGTGGTGCTCGCCGGTGACAGTGTGGCCACGCTGGTGCTGGCCCGGCATGCCGCCGCGGTGCTGCTGCGACTGGCCGGTAAGGCAGTCGCCGCGGCTGGGTTGTCCGACGTTCTCGCTGCGTTACGTACTGGTGTGGCAACCCAATTCGGCGACCCGGTGGACGCGCTGTTCCACGACGATGAGCTGGACGGCCCGCTATCTCGGGGCCCGAGGGTACTGGCGCTGACCCTGGACGCCGAACGTCCGGTGGTCGCCGCGCGGGTGAGCGGATACGACGATATCGATTTGGTGGGGGTCGAAGACATCGGGGCAGCGGGGGCGGTTCCCGTCCCCAGTGGGCGAGCCGAGCAACAGCTCGCGACGCTGGCCGTGCGATTGCAGATGGCTGCGGTTTATTTGAGATTGGTGGGGGGATAA
- a CDS encoding phosphomannomutase/phosphoglucomutase encodes MSRPAAAVRSVIKAYDVRGLVGKEIDEDFVTDVAAAFARLIRAEGGERVAIGYDMRESSPALAKAFAEGVTAQGLDVVRIGLASTDQLYFASGFLSCAGAMFTASHNPAAYNGIKLCRAGAKPVGEDTGLALIRDEVIAGVPGYDGKRGEVRDQDVLADYGQFLRSLVDMAELRPLRVAVDAGNGMAGHTTPAVLGAISALTVEPLYFELDGSFPNHEANPLEPSNLVDLQKFVVETGADIGLAFDGDADRCFVVDERGGPVSPSAVTALVAGRELSREIGATVIHNLITSRAVPELVIERGGTPVRSRVGHSYIKALMADTGAIFGGEHSAHYYFRDFWGADSGMLAALHVLAALGEQDRPLSELMANYERYEASGELNFRVVDAPACVESVLKDFGNQVVSLDHLDGVTIDLGEGAWFNLRTSNTEPLLRLNVEARSAEEVAEIVRRVSEDIAAQPDGAT; translated from the coding sequence ATGTCGAGGCCCGCCGCCGCGGTCCGCAGTGTGATCAAGGCATATGACGTGCGTGGCCTGGTCGGCAAGGAGATCGACGAGGACTTCGTCACCGACGTCGCTGCGGCGTTCGCCCGCCTCATCCGGGCCGAGGGTGGCGAGCGGGTGGCCATCGGCTACGACATGCGGGAAAGCTCGCCGGCTTTGGCCAAGGCCTTCGCCGAGGGGGTGACCGCGCAGGGCCTCGATGTCGTGCGCATCGGGCTGGCGTCCACCGATCAGCTGTATTTCGCTTCGGGATTTCTGAGCTGCGCCGGTGCGATGTTCACCGCCAGCCACAATCCCGCCGCCTATAACGGCATCAAGCTGTGTCGTGCCGGGGCCAAGCCCGTCGGCGAGGACACTGGTCTGGCGCTGATCCGCGACGAGGTGATCGCCGGCGTACCCGGCTACGACGGCAAGCGCGGTGAGGTCCGCGATCAGGACGTGCTGGCCGACTACGGCCAATTCCTGCGCTCGCTGGTCGACATGGCCGAGTTGCGGCCGCTGCGGGTTGCCGTCGACGCCGGTAACGGCATGGCCGGGCACACCACGCCCGCGGTCCTGGGAGCGATCTCGGCGCTGACGGTGGAGCCGCTGTACTTCGAGCTCGACGGGTCGTTCCCCAACCACGAAGCCAATCCGCTGGAGCCGTCCAATCTGGTTGATCTGCAGAAGTTCGTGGTCGAGACAGGCGCTGACATCGGGCTGGCGTTCGATGGGGATGCCGACCGCTGTTTCGTCGTCGACGAGCGGGGCGGTCCGGTCTCGCCCTCGGCGGTCACCGCACTGGTGGCGGGCCGCGAGCTCAGTCGAGAGATCGGTGCGACGGTGATCCACAACCTGATCACCTCGCGCGCGGTGCCCGAGCTGGTCATCGAGCGAGGCGGCACACCCGTGCGTTCGCGGGTCGGGCACTCCTATATCAAGGCACTGATGGCCGATACCGGAGCGATCTTCGGTGGCGAGCATTCGGCGCACTACTACTTCCGCGACTTCTGGGGCGCCGACTCGGGCATGCTGGCCGCGCTGCACGTATTGGCCGCACTGGGCGAACAGGATCGCCCGCTGTCGGAACTGATGGCCAACTATGAGCGCTACGAAGCCTCAGGTGAGCTCAACTTCCGGGTAGTGGATGCACCGGCCTGTGTCGAGTCGGTGCTGAAAGACTTTGGCAATCAAGTTGTTTCGCTGGACCACCTGGACGGGGTGACGATCGATCTCGGCGAGGGCGCGTGGTTCAACCTGCGCACCTCCAACACCGAACCGCTGCTGCGTCTCAACGTCGAAGCCCGCAGCGCCGAGGAGGTCGCCGAGATCGTCCGCCGGGTTTCCGAGGATATCGCGGCGCAACCGGACGGGGCGACGTGA
- a CDS encoding WhiB family transcriptional regulator, with the protein MSYEHVIGAMGLPQSITGSQTMGVMARAHLSLVPDPIIDATPDTAEDEDQWQERALCAQTDPEAFFPEKGGSTREAKRICLGCEVKDACLDYALAHDERFGIWGGLSERERRRLKRGII; encoded by the coding sequence ATGTCCTATGAGCACGTAATCGGCGCGATGGGGTTGCCGCAGTCCATTACCGGCTCGCAGACGATGGGGGTAATGGCACGCGCTCACCTGAGTTTGGTGCCGGACCCGATCATCGACGCGACGCCGGATACGGCCGAAGATGAAGACCAGTGGCAGGAACGCGCCCTGTGCGCGCAGACCGATCCCGAAGCGTTCTTTCCGGAAAAGGGTGGTTCCACCCGCGAAGCCAAGCGCATCTGCCTGGGTTGTGAGGTCAAGGACGCGTGCCTCGACTACGCCCTGGCCCATGATGAGCGCTTCGGCATCTGGGGCGGGCTCTCCGAGCGGGAGCGTCGTCGCCTCAAGCGCGGCATCATCTGA
- the cofD gene encoding 2-phospho-L-lactate transferase, producing the protein MKITVLVGGVGGARFLLGVQRLLGLGQFAGQISGATGDLDHALTAVVNIGDDAWMHGVRICPDLDTCMYTLGGGIDTERGWGHRNETWNAKEELAAYGVQPDWFGLGDRDLATHLVRSQMLRAGYPLSQVTAALCDRWNPGATLLPASDDRCETHVVIDDPDSGDRKAIHFQEWWVRYRAQVPTHSFAFVGSENATAGPGVVDAITDADVVMLAPSNPVVSVGAILAIPGVRAALRSTPAPVIGYSPIIGGKPLRGMADECLSVIGVETSSQAVARHYGARSATGILDYWLISQGDQAEIPGVTVKSIPLLMSDPSATADMVRAGLELAGVTR; encoded by the coding sequence GTGAAGATCACCGTTCTGGTCGGCGGCGTAGGGGGTGCCCGCTTCCTGCTGGGTGTGCAGCGATTGCTCGGGCTTGGTCAGTTCGCCGGCCAGATATCCGGAGCCACAGGCGATCTTGATCACGCACTGACGGCTGTGGTCAACATCGGCGACGACGCATGGATGCACGGCGTGCGAATCTGCCCGGACCTCGACACCTGCATGTACACCTTAGGTGGAGGTATCGATACCGAGCGCGGCTGGGGACATCGCAACGAGACGTGGAATGCGAAAGAGGAATTGGCGGCCTACGGCGTGCAACCGGACTGGTTCGGTTTGGGCGACCGAGATTTGGCCACACATTTGGTGAGAAGCCAAATGCTGCGAGCCGGATATCCGCTTTCCCAGGTGACTGCGGCACTCTGCGACCGCTGGAACCCCGGCGCCACGCTGCTGCCTGCCAGCGACGACCGGTGCGAAACCCACGTCGTTATCGATGATCCAGACTCCGGCGACCGCAAGGCCATTCACTTCCAGGAGTGGTGGGTGCGCTACCGGGCCCAGGTGCCCACGCACAGCTTCGCGTTCGTGGGCTCCGAAAACGCCACTGCCGGGCCCGGAGTCGTCGATGCGATCACCGACGCCGACGTCGTCATGCTGGCGCCGTCGAACCCGGTGGTGAGCGTCGGTGCGATCCTGGCCATCCCGGGCGTCCGCGCAGCGCTGCGGTCCACGCCCGCGCCGGTGATCGGGTACTCCCCCATCATCGGCGGAAAGCCCTTGCGGGGCATGGCCGACGAATGCCTGTCGGTGATCGGCGTCGAAACCTCCTCGCAAGCCGTTGCCCGGCACTACGGAGCACGGTCGGCGACCGGAATCCTGGACTACTGGTTGATCTCGCAGGGCGATCAGGCCGAAATCCCCGGGGTGACGGTGAAATCGATACCCCTGCTCATGTCCGACCCCTCGGCCACCGCCGATATGGTGCGCGCCGGGCTGGAATTGGCAGGGGTAACGCGGTGA
- a CDS encoding NUDIX hydrolase gives MTYSAVRDSAIELLTAWDAPDAGQDALRQAVLAFLLARTDACERACVPGHITASALVVSDSGDEILLTLHPRLGRWVQLGGHCEPTDSDIVAAAMREATEESGIDGLRIDAALGAIHVHALTCSLGVPTRHLDLQFIAHAPADADITISDESLDLRWWPVDALPDGIDAAVAHLVAVARSRSS, from the coding sequence GTGACGTACTCGGCTGTGCGGGATTCGGCGATCGAGCTGCTGACGGCGTGGGACGCTCCCGACGCCGGACAGGACGCACTACGCCAAGCCGTCCTGGCATTCCTGCTGGCACGCACCGACGCGTGCGAGCGCGCCTGCGTCCCAGGCCATATCACCGCCTCCGCCCTGGTGGTCTCGGACTCCGGCGATGAAATTCTGCTCACCCTGCACCCGCGGCTGGGCCGGTGGGTTCAGCTCGGAGGACACTGCGAGCCGACCGACAGCGACATCGTCGCCGCGGCCATGCGCGAAGCGACCGAGGAATCCGGGATCGACGGCCTGCGCATCGACGCGGCGCTGGGCGCCATTCACGTGCACGCGCTCACGTGCTCACTGGGCGTGCCGACCCGCCATCTGGATCTGCAATTCATCGCCCATGCGCCCGCGGACGCCGACATCACGATCAGTGACGAATCACTGGATCTGCGGTGGTGGCCAGTCGACGCGCTGCCCGACGGCATCGACGCGGCGGTGGCGCACCTGGTGGCAGTCGCCCGCTCGCGCTCGAGCTAG
- a CDS encoding cation diffusion facilitator family transporter, which yields MSTEGSTKAILAALAANAGIAAAKFVGYFITGSSSMLAEAVHSVADTSNQGLLLFGQREARKEPDSLHQFGYGRSRYFYSFVVALVLFSLGSIFALYEGYHKISHPAPLTSPLVAIVILVVAIGLESFSFRTAMVESRPLKGKSSWWQFIRRSRSPELPVVLLEDTGALIGLVFALAGVGLTVLTDNPVWDGIGTALIGVLLGVIAVILMVEMHSLLIGEGATADECRAIRDALEQTANIDRVIHLRTQYLGPEEMLVGAKIALAARTDLATVAATIDAAEAAIRAVVPAAQVIYLEPDLDRALAR from the coding sequence ATGTCGACCGAGGGCAGCACCAAGGCGATCCTGGCCGCGCTGGCCGCCAACGCGGGTATTGCGGCCGCGAAGTTCGTCGGGTACTTCATCACCGGCAGCTCGTCGATGCTGGCCGAAGCGGTGCACTCGGTGGCTGATACGTCCAATCAGGGATTGCTGCTGTTCGGTCAGCGCGAGGCCCGCAAGGAGCCTGACAGCCTGCACCAGTTCGGGTATGGCCGCAGCCGGTACTTCTATTCGTTCGTCGTCGCCCTGGTGTTGTTCAGCCTCGGCTCGATCTTCGCCCTGTACGAGGGCTATCACAAGATCAGTCACCCGGCGCCGCTCACCTCACCGCTCGTGGCGATCGTGATCCTGGTGGTGGCAATCGGTTTGGAGTCCTTCAGCTTTCGCACGGCGATGGTGGAATCGCGCCCGCTGAAGGGCAAGAGCAGCTGGTGGCAATTCATCCGCCGTTCGCGCAGTCCGGAGCTGCCGGTGGTGCTGCTCGAAGACACCGGCGCGCTGATCGGTCTGGTCTTTGCGCTCGCCGGCGTCGGCTTGACGGTTCTGACCGACAACCCGGTATGGGACGGCATCGGCACGGCTCTGATCGGTGTGCTGCTGGGTGTGATCGCGGTGATCCTGATGGTCGAGATGCACAGCCTGCTGATCGGTGAGGGGGCCACGGCCGACGAATGCCGGGCCATTCGGGATGCACTGGAGCAGACCGCCAATATCGACCGGGTCATTCACCTGCGCACGCAGTACCTCGGCCCGGAGGAGATGCTCGTCGGAGCCAAGATCGCGCTGGCCGCGCGGACTGATCTGGCCACGGTCGCTGCCACAATCGATGCGGCCGAGGCCGCCATACGCGCGGTGGTGCCCGCGGCGCAGGTCATCTATCTGGAGCCCGATCTGGATCGCGCGCTGGCGCGGTAG
- a CDS encoding metallopeptidase family protein, giving the protein MRGPLLPPTVPGWRSRAERFDMAVLEAYEPIERRWQQRLTGLDVAVDEIPRMAPKDPDSVQWPAEVVADGPIALARLIPAGVDVRGNSTRARIVVFRKPIERRAKDSIDLTDLLHEILVAQVATYLGVEPSVIDPSMEED; this is encoded by the coding sequence ATGCGGGGGCCACTGCTCCCGCCGACGGTGCCGGGCTGGCGCAGCCGAGCGGAGCGATTCGACATGGCGGTGCTGGAAGCTTACGAGCCGATCGAGCGGCGCTGGCAGCAACGGCTCACCGGGTTGGACGTCGCCGTTGACGAGATCCCGCGCATGGCACCGAAGGATCCCGACAGTGTGCAATGGCCGGCTGAAGTGGTTGCCGATGGGCCTATCGCACTGGCCCGGCTGATCCCGGCCGGGGTCGATGTTCGCGGTAACTCCACGCGGGCCCGAATTGTGGTGTTTCGCAAGCCGATCGAGCGGCGGGCCAAGGACTCGATCGACCTGACGGATCTTCTGCACGAAATATTGGTGGCACAGGTGGCCACCTACCTCGGGGTCGAGCCGTCAGTCATCGACCCGAGTATGGAAGAGGATTAG